In the genome of Vicia villosa cultivar HV-30 ecotype Madison, WI linkage group LG7, Vvil1.0, whole genome shotgun sequence, one region contains:
- the LOC131618457 gene encoding annexin-like protein RJ4 isoform X1 — translation MATRIAPTNHSPLADAEALHKAFKGWGTDEKSVITILGHRSVYQRQQIRKAYEEKYQEDLLKRLESEISGDFERAVYRWMLEPAERDAVLAHVAIKDGSKGYHVIIEVVSVLSPEEVLALRRAYHNRYKHSLEEDVAAHTTGHLRQLLVGLVSSFRYGGDEINPKLAKTEADILHESIKEKKGSYEEAIRILTTRSKTQLLATFNRYKDDHGTSITKKLLDNASDDFHKALHTAIRCISDHKKYYEKVLRGALKRIGTDEDGLTRVVVTRAEKDLKDIKEVYYKRNSVHLEDAIAKEISGDYKKFILTLLGK, via the exons atgGCTACTCGTATTGCTCCCACCAACCATTCTCCCCTTGCAGATGCAGAAGCTCTTCATAAAGCTTTCAAAG GATGGGGCACTGATGAGAAGAGTGTGATAACAATATTGGGCCATAGAAGTGTTTATCAAAGACAACAAATCAGAAAAGCTTATGAGGAAAAATACCAAGAGGATCTCCTCAAACGCCTCGAATCCGAAATCTCTGGTGACTTCGAG AGAGCTGTGTACCGTTGGATGCTGGAACCGGCCGAACGCGATGCTGTTTTGGCCCATGTTGCTATCAAAGATGGAAGCAAAGGTTACCATGTTATCATTGAAGTTGTTAGTGTTCTTTCTCCTGAAGAAGTTTTGGCGCTGAGGCGCGCTTATCATAATCGTTACAAGCATTCTTTGGAGGAAGATGTAGCTGCTCATACCACTGGCCATCTCCGCCAG CTATTGGTTGGATTGGTGAGCTCATTTAGGTATGGCGGGGATGAGATCAATCCAAAATTGGCGAAAACCGAAGCTGATATTCTTCATGAATCAATCAAGGAGAAAAAAGGTAGCTATGAAGAAGCCATAAGAATCCTTACTACAAGGAGCAAGACTCAGCTTTTGGCAACTTTCAATCGTTACAAAGATGACCATGGCACTTCCAtaaccaag AAACTTTTGGACAATGCATCTGATGACTTTCACAAAGCATTGCACACCGCAATTCGATGCATAAGTGATCACAAGAAGTACTATGAAAAG GTTTTGCGTGGCGCGCTGAAAAGGATTGGAACCGACGAGGATGGACTGACCCGTGTTGTGGTAACTCGAGCTGAGAAGGATTTGAAGGACATCAAAGAGGTGTATTATAAGAGAAACAGTGTTCATCTAGAAGATGCAATTGCTAAGGAGATTTCTGGGGACTATAAGAAGTTCATTCTTACCTTGTTGGGGAAGTAA
- the LOC131618457 gene encoding annexin-like protein RJ4 isoform X2 — translation MATLVSIKSSPLEDAEALQKAFKGWGTDEKSVITILGHRSVYQRQQIRKAYEEKYQEDLLKRLESEISGDFERAVYRWMLEPAERDAVLAHVAIKDGSKGYHVIIEVVSVLSPEEVLALRRAYHNRYKHSLEEDVAAHTTGHLRQLLVGLVSSFRYGGDEINPKLAKTEADILHESIKEKKGSYEEAIRILTTRSKTQLLATFNRYKDDHGTSITKKLLDNASDDFHKALHTAIRCISDHKKYYEKVLRGALKRIGTDEDGLTRVVVTRAEKDLKDIKEVYYKRNSVHLEDAIAKEISGDYKKFILTLLGK, via the exons ATGGCTACATTAGTTTCAATAAAATCATCTCCTCTTGAAGATGCTGAGGCTCTCCAAAAGGCTTTTAAAG GATGGGGCACTGATGAGAAGAGTGTGATAACAATATTGGGCCATAGAAGTGTTTATCAAAGACAACAAATCAGAAAAGCTTATGAGGAAAAATACCAAGAGGATCTCCTCAAACGCCTCGAATCCGAAATCTCTGGTGACTTCGAG AGAGCTGTGTACCGTTGGATGCTGGAACCGGCCGAACGCGATGCTGTTTTGGCCCATGTTGCTATCAAAGATGGAAGCAAAGGTTACCATGTTATCATTGAAGTTGTTAGTGTTCTTTCTCCTGAAGAAGTTTTGGCGCTGAGGCGCGCTTATCATAATCGTTACAAGCATTCTTTGGAGGAAGATGTAGCTGCTCATACCACTGGCCATCTCCGCCAG CTATTGGTTGGATTGGTGAGCTCATTTAGGTATGGCGGGGATGAGATCAATCCAAAATTGGCGAAAACCGAAGCTGATATTCTTCATGAATCAATCAAGGAGAAAAAAGGTAGCTATGAAGAAGCCATAAGAATCCTTACTACAAGGAGCAAGACTCAGCTTTTGGCAACTTTCAATCGTTACAAAGATGACCATGGCACTTCCAtaaccaag AAACTTTTGGACAATGCATCTGATGACTTTCACAAAGCATTGCACACCGCAATTCGATGCATAAGTGATCACAAGAAGTACTATGAAAAG GTTTTGCGTGGCGCGCTGAAAAGGATTGGAACCGACGAGGATGGACTGACCCGTGTTGTGGTAACTCGAGCTGAGAAGGATTTGAAGGACATCAAAGAGGTGTATTATAAGAGAAACAGTGTTCATCTAGAAGATGCAATTGCTAAGGAGATTTCTGGGGACTATAAGAAGTTCATTCTTACCTTGTTGGGGAAGTAA